The following are encoded together in the Vanrija pseudolonga chromosome 7, complete sequence genome:
- the ATP20 gene encoding ATP synthase subunit g, mitochondrial, with translation MVRPQIANAARAVGRRANSTQANPQVQKAVQQASQIYAQGAQTVKRVAGPVGDRVGSLLGAYRAPLTYNWNVFTSLVRQVYKAEKLAPPTHLSQWATAYANIWARASSPAWWRSALESGEWAKVAIAAVEAYGIFKIGEIIGRRHIVGYKIKEPAAAAH, from the exons ATGGTCCGCCCCCAgatcgccaacgccgcccgcgccgtcggccgccgcgcaaaCTCGACCCAGGCCAACCCCCAGGTGCAGAAGGCCGTCCAGCAGGCCTCGCAGATCTACGCCCAGGGCGCCCAGACCGTCAAGCGTGTCGCCGGCCCCGTCGGTGACCGTGTTGGCTCGCTCCTCGGTG CCTACCGCGCGCCCTTGACGTACAACTGGAACGTCTTCACCTCGCTCGTGCGCCAGGTCTacaaggccgagaagctcgctccccccacccacctctcGCAGTGGGCCACGGCCTACGCCAACATCtgggcgcgcgcctcgtcgcctgcgtggtggcgcagcgcgctcgagtcgggcgagtgggccAAGGTCGCCATTGCC gcggtcgaggccTACGGTATCTTCAAGATTGGTGAGATCattggccgccgccacatTGTCGGCTACAAGATCAAGGagcccgccgctgcggctcACTAG